A single Cyprinus carpio isolate SPL01 chromosome A20, ASM1834038v1, whole genome shotgun sequence DNA region contains:
- the LOC122148929 gene encoding collagen alpha-1(X) chain-like produces MDLRVTSILLLLVVLAEATPERYYHVRKQPYPTKSETVAGEPGIPGAPGEPGAPGLPGPPGIPGKNGVGHPGPIGPPGPPGPAGYSSPGKPGSPGSPGKPGAPGIPGEKGYPGPAGPQGARGVPGSPGSPGPSGISAPGKPGPHGLPGAMGPRGESGLKGHPGIPGLPGQKGEPGHGISGAPGGQGPMGPQGPPGQPGQPGVGKPGPSGFPGEPGKSGMPGRDGSPGPMGIPGPKGHTGAPGIGAPGKPGLNGAPGMSGPIGQKGPQGPAGQPGAPGLPGIGKPGPTGLPGERGVPGTSGTTGQKGEPGPMGHTGQPGAIGQIGPAGPQGARGFQGEHGPQGAKGDIGLVGAPGLRGAKGEQGAQGFSGKPGIPGAAGPPGPIGHMGHQGPKGEPGFTGAPGIPGSKGPPGEKGHTGFQGPTGARGENGIPGARGPTGPVGPAGPPGLKGHPGHPGPPGPAGITAKGISGPQGPPGIPGARGHDGLPGQPGPAGPPGPPGEIVYHYEKSMPIKSHEMVMPVSHELMKAPMSAFTALLTTAYPNAGTPIAFNQVVYNGENHYDPNTGIFTCQVPGLYYFSFHMHVNGANALVALYKNREPVMFSYDEYNKGFLDQMSGSTVLMLHSHDTVYIQVPDDQSNGIYADDNVHCSFSGFLIAST; encoded by the exons ATGGACCTCAGAGTAACaagcattcttcttcttcttgtggtACTGGCTGAGGCCACCCCTGAAAGATACTATCATGTGAGGAAACAGCCTTATCCTACAAAATCTGAAA cTGTTGCTGGTGAACCTGGTATTCCAGGTGCCCCAGGTGAACCTGGTGCCCCCGGCCTACCTGGCCCACCAGGGATTCCTGGAAAGAATGGAGTTGGACACCCCGGTCCGATTGGTCCACCTGGACCACCAGGTCCAGCAGGCTACTCCTCACCTGGTAAACCTGGAAGCCCAGGTTCACCTGGAAAACCAGGCGCACCTGGAATTCCAGGCGAGAAGGGATATCCAGGGCCTGCAGGACCTCAAGGTGCAAGAGGAGTGCCAGGATCACCTGGAAGCCCTGGACCTTCTGGCATTTCTGCTCCTGGAAAGCCTGGACCACACGGTCTTCCAGGAGCAATGGGCCCACGTGGAGAATCTGGCCTAAAGGGTCATCCTGGAATTCCTGGACTGCCAGGCCAGAAAGGAGAACCTGGCCATGGTATTTCAGGAGCACCTGGTGGCCAAGGTCCAATGGGCCCTCAGGGACCTCCTGGTCAGCCAGGTCAGCCTGGAGTTGGAAAACCTGGACCAAGTGGATTTCCTGGAGAGCCTGGAAAGTCAGGAATGCCAGGTAGGGATGGGTCACCAGGTCCTATGGGAATCCCAGGACCAAAGGGTCATACAGGGGCACCTGGAATAGGAGCACCAGGAAAACCAGGCCTGAATGGCGCTCCAGGTATGTCTGGGCCAATAGGACAAAAAGGTCCTCAAGGACCAGCAGGACAGCCAGGCGCTCCAGGTCTGCCAGGTATTGGCAAACCTGGACCAACTGGACTTCCAGGAGAAAGGGGAGTGCCTGGAACCTCAGGAACAACAGGCCAAAAGGGAGAACCAGGGCCAATGGGTCACACAGGTCAGCCAGGTGCTATTGGTCAAATAGGTCCAGCAGGTCCTCAGGGTGCTAGGGGATTCCAGGGAGAACATGGTCCACAGGGAGCTAAAGGTGATATTGGTTTGGTTGGAGCACCAGGCTTAAGAGGTGCAAAAGGTGAACAAGGTGCACAAGGCTTCTCAGGAAAACCTGGTATTCCAGGTGCAGCAGGTCCACCAGGTCCAATAGGTCATATGGGGCATCAGGGTCCCAAGGGTGAACCAGGATTTACTGGTGCACCAGGTATCCCAGGTAGCAAGGGGCCACCAGGAGAAAAGGGACATACAGGATTTCAAGGGCCAACAGGTGCAAGGGGTGAAAATGGTATCCCTGGAGCAAGAGGACCAACAGGCCCAGTCGGACCTGCTGGTCCACCAGGGCTTAAGGGTCATCCAGGACATCCAGGCCCCCCTGGCCCAGCAGGGATCACAGCCAAGGGAATTTCTGGACCTCAGGGTCCTCCTGGAATTCCTGGTGCCAGAGGTCATGATGGTCTCCCAGGTCAACCAGGACCTGCTGGGCCACCTGGACCCCCAGGCGAGATTGTTTATCATTACGAAAAAAGCATGCCAATTAAATCCCATGAGATGGTAATGCCTGTTAGTCACGAGCTGATGAAGGCACCCATGTCAGCATTCACAGCTCTGCTTACCACAGCTTATCCTAATGCTGGAACACCAATTGCATTCAACCAGGTTGTATACAATGGAGAAAACCACTATGATCCTAACACTGGCATATTCACCTGTCAGGTTCCAGGACTTTACTACTTTTCTTTCCATATGCATGTCAATGGAGCAAATGCATTGGTAGCACTTTACAAAAACAGAGAGCCAGTCATGTTCTCATATGATGAGTACAACAAAGGTTTCCTTGACCAGATGTCTGGCAGTACTGTCCTCATGCTGCATTCCCATGACACAGTGTACATCCAGGTTCCAGATGACCAGTCCAACGGCATTTATGCTGATGATAATGTTCACTGTTCTTTCTCTGGCTTCTTGATTGCCTCAACGTGA